The Enteractinococcus fodinae genome has a segment encoding these proteins:
- a CDS encoding TAXI family TRAP transporter solute-binding subunit, protein MSYLHRTGVIAMSTIAALALAGCGTGGGSGDAEDRAMEEDGMPGTMVWSTYGTGTSTYADVAVATEAIGRNEDTAVRVVTSDTAIGRLAPLSRGKAHFSRTGDEYIFAFEGEHEFVDPGWGPQDLRVAWSPVAPHGLAVPESSNIETFEDLEGVNFPRITANPSVNNKLEAFLAYGGLTPEDTRQIELGYGEQADAVDNGQLDVLFQQVYGPSLYELEATTPIRWLELDEDETEKLARLQSVAPSTFVGEFSGAPGQDEDATGTIMYYPVPVVTYADMNELAVYETVSALVDHFDEYKDSTATAEEWGIDNIALEPIQVPFHDGMIRFLEERDLWTEEAQVRQDQLVERGEALRAAWNEIVEDTDPDDLRTVWEDRKEEIPLPDHLQ, encoded by the coding sequence ATGTCCTACCTACACCGAACAGGCGTCATCGCCATGTCCACCATCGCCGCACTGGCTCTCGCCGGCTGCGGAACCGGCGGTGGCAGCGGCGATGCAGAAGACCGAGCCATGGAAGAAGATGGCATGCCCGGCACTATGGTCTGGAGCACCTACGGCACCGGAACTTCCACCTACGCCGACGTCGCAGTAGCGACCGAGGCCATCGGGCGTAACGAGGACACTGCCGTCCGTGTAGTAACTTCCGATACCGCGATCGGTCGACTGGCCCCCCTGAGTAGAGGAAAAGCCCACTTTTCTCGAACCGGCGATGAATACATTTTCGCATTTGAGGGTGAACACGAGTTTGTCGACCCCGGTTGGGGACCCCAAGATTTACGAGTCGCCTGGTCCCCAGTAGCGCCCCATGGTCTCGCCGTGCCCGAAAGTTCTAATATAGAGACCTTCGAAGACCTTGAAGGCGTAAACTTCCCGAGGATCACAGCGAATCCGTCCGTGAATAACAAACTCGAAGCTTTCCTTGCCTACGGCGGTCTCACGCCGGAAGATACTCGTCAAATTGAGCTTGGTTACGGGGAACAGGCAGACGCGGTAGATAACGGTCAGCTCGATGTCCTGTTCCAACAGGTCTACGGCCCGTCGTTATATGAACTGGAAGCCACGACCCCTATCCGCTGGTTGGAGCTCGACGAAGACGAAACTGAAAAACTTGCACGCCTTCAAAGCGTCGCTCCGTCAACTTTCGTCGGGGAATTCTCTGGGGCACCCGGTCAAGACGAAGATGCAACAGGGACCATTATGTACTACCCCGTACCAGTGGTCACGTATGCGGATATGAATGAGCTCGCCGTGTATGAAACGGTCAGCGCCCTTGTCGATCACTTCGACGAATATAAGGACTCTACGGCTACCGCAGAAGAGTGGGGTATCGACAATATTGCCCTTGAACCCATTCAGGTCCCCTTCCATGACGGCATGATTCGTTTCCTCGAAGAACGCGATCTATGGACCGAAGAAGCTCAGGTTCGTCAGGATCAGCTGGTCGAACGGGGAGAAGCACTCCGTGCTGCATGGAACGAGATCGTGGAGGACACAGATCCCGATGATCTTCGAACGGTCTGGGAAGACCGAAAAGAAGAGATCCCACTTCCAGACCATCTGCAGTAA
- a CDS encoding CaiB/BaiF CoA transferase family protein, whose translation MSQPTLLPLKGYTVVSLEQAVAAPLATRHLADLGARVIKLERVGEGDFARNYDTAVKGLASHFVWLNRGKESVALDLKNPETLEIAKKLIASADVFVQNAAPGAAERLGLGAEQLRADNPELITAAITGYGTSGPHKDRKAYDMLIQAESGLVSITGTPETATKTGIPASDIAAAHYTCQSVLAALLRRERTGIGATLDISMLDATAEWLGHPMYMKLYADKQIQRMGLSHASIAPYNAYPTKDGEVLIGIQNDRGWAALMNEVFDCPDYVTDPRFETNVARVQNRFECDAVVAREAQKFTSAELEQKLNDAGIASAQLRDIQGLIDHPQLSSRDRWRTIGSPVGELKALLPPMNFGDVELPTGDIPALGENTQAVLDEVGISQQDFELLLAQGSIGVPQDGVAAGERTSA comes from the coding sequence ATGTCACAGCCAACATTATTGCCTCTTAAAGGTTACACAGTCGTCAGCTTGGAACAAGCAGTAGCAGCTCCGCTCGCTACGCGGCATCTAGCTGATCTCGGCGCTCGCGTCATTAAACTCGAGCGAGTGGGTGAAGGTGACTTCGCACGTAACTACGATACGGCGGTGAAAGGTCTTGCTTCGCACTTCGTGTGGTTGAACCGCGGCAAAGAGTCCGTCGCGCTGGATCTAAAAAACCCCGAGACCCTGGAGATTGCGAAGAAGCTCATCGCTTCGGCCGATGTGTTCGTGCAAAATGCAGCCCCGGGTGCGGCCGAGCGATTGGGTCTGGGCGCCGAGCAGTTGCGCGCTGACAACCCAGAGCTCATTACTGCAGCCATCACCGGCTATGGCACGTCTGGGCCGCACAAGGACCGGAAGGCATATGACATGCTGATCCAAGCCGAGTCCGGCTTGGTATCGATTACGGGGACCCCAGAGACCGCCACGAAGACCGGAATCCCAGCCTCCGATATTGCGGCTGCGCACTACACCTGCCAGTCGGTCCTTGCCGCGCTGCTCCGTCGGGAACGGACCGGCATCGGGGCCACGCTCGACATTTCGATGCTGGATGCCACCGCCGAATGGCTTGGGCACCCAATGTACATGAAGCTTTACGCAGACAAACAAATCCAGCGGATGGGTCTCAGCCATGCTTCCATCGCGCCATACAACGCCTACCCCACTAAAGACGGTGAGGTCCTGATCGGGATCCAGAATGATCGGGGTTGGGCTGCTCTGATGAACGAGGTCTTCGACTGCCCGGACTACGTGACGGATCCACGCTTCGAAACCAACGTAGCCAGAGTCCAGAATCGTTTTGAGTGCGATGCTGTCGTGGCGCGGGAAGCTCAGAAATTCACTAGCGCAGAGCTCGAACAAAAACTCAATGATGCCGGGATCGCTTCGGCCCAGCTTCGCGATATCCAAGGGCTGATCGATCACCCTCAACTCTCATCACGGGATCGGTGGCGCACAATCGGCTCACCCGTCGGGGAGCTGAAAGCACTCTTGCCTCCGATGAACTTCGGTGACGTCGAACTACCCACAGGTGATATTCCTGCATTAGGTGAGAACACCCAAGCCGTGTTGGACGAAGTCGGCATCAGCCAGCAAGACTTCGAGCTGCTTCTGGCACAGGGATCTATTGGTGTCCCCCAAGACGGTGTCGCAGCAGGCGAGCGAACAAGCGCCTGA
- a CDS encoding SDR family oxidoreductase: MLPNDTFQDRVSIVTGGGSGIGAGIALELIRLGSKVVLVGRTEEKLREVQRAGEELRPGSAAMVAPLDVRDREAVSDLIDEVVGTHGKIDHLVNSAAGNFRVAPEEMSANAWDAVVKIVQYGTWNFTQLVGQHMIERGEGGSILSIGTTGAAQGGPDTVHSASAKAAVATMSKSLAAAWGPYGIRSNILVPGLTAGTPGVDILYEEADPSHLVPLGRMGTKTELAHAATFLLSDFASYVTGAELVVDGGRGLRRQ; the protein is encoded by the coding sequence ATGTTACCCAACGATACTTTCCAAGACCGTGTAAGCATCGTAACGGGCGGTGGCTCCGGCATCGGTGCGGGCATCGCGCTGGAACTGATTCGACTTGGCTCGAAAGTCGTCCTCGTCGGCAGAACCGAGGAGAAACTGCGCGAAGTCCAGCGAGCAGGAGAAGAACTCCGCCCTGGAAGCGCCGCCATGGTTGCACCTTTGGATGTTCGGGACCGGGAGGCTGTTTCCGATCTTATCGACGAAGTCGTCGGTACACACGGCAAAATAGACCACCTGGTCAACAGCGCGGCCGGGAACTTCCGGGTAGCTCCGGAGGAAATGTCGGCCAATGCTTGGGATGCCGTGGTCAAAATCGTGCAGTATGGAACGTGGAATTTTACCCAACTTGTGGGTCAACATATGATTGAGCGCGGCGAAGGCGGTTCTATTTTGTCGATCGGCACCACCGGGGCCGCTCAGGGTGGACCGGATACGGTGCACTCGGCCAGTGCGAAAGCCGCTGTGGCGACCATGTCGAAATCGCTGGCTGCAGCCTGGGGTCCATACGGTATTCGATCAAATATTCTCGTCCCGGGTCTGACCGCTGGTACTCCAGGAGTGGACATCCTGTATGAGGAAGCGGACCCAAGCCATCTCGTTCCGTTGGGGCGCATGGGGACGAAGACGGAACTGGCGCATGCTGCGACGTTTCTCCTCAGCGATTTCGCGTCGTATGTGACCGGTGCCGAACTCGTTGTGGATGGTGGGCGTGGACTTCGACGACAATAA
- a CDS encoding acyl-CoA thioesterase has translation MSNLEQILKLATPINLQLRWSDQDPNRHVNNANIGTLFEEARIRARSIWNADASPDTDEKVLVRAQNTTFDREVHYAADTTIWVWISKIGRTSHVVSHLLIQDHTPCVHMEVTVVTIDANTGKPKVPNEAYRQQLEVHSGPGYSA, from the coding sequence ATGTCGAACCTTGAACAGATTCTCAAGCTAGCGACTCCGATCAACCTTCAACTGCGCTGGTCGGATCAAGACCCGAACAGGCATGTCAATAATGCCAATATCGGGACGCTGTTCGAAGAAGCACGCATCCGAGCCAGAAGCATCTGGAACGCTGATGCTTCGCCAGACACGGACGAAAAGGTCTTGGTACGGGCACAAAACACCACGTTCGACCGTGAAGTGCACTACGCTGCTGACACCACAATATGGGTGTGGATCTCGAAGATCGGGCGAACGTCACACGTGGTTTCCCACTTATTGATCCAAGACCACACGCCGTGCGTGCACATGGAAGTCACCGTCGTGACGATCGACGCCAATACCGGAAAACCGAAAGTTCCCAATGAGGCCTATCGGCAGCAGCTCGAAGTGCACTCCGGACCGGGATACTCAGCATAG
- a CDS encoding acyl-CoA dehydrogenase family protein, which translates to MLATNELIDHPDFLLLDCELNEQEIALRDKIRTFGIEHVRPVINEHWERAEFPYEVLPAVKELGIVGSFVEGYGAPGFSRREAGLLSRELGRIDGSFCTFLGAHANLAMGSIYLLGNEEQRQRWLPDMASLDKLGAFALTEPKHGSDSVALETSARRDGDSWILNGHKRWIGNGHAADVTVLYARDETDGEVKAFVIEKEDGEFPTGYEPTVIEGKIGKRGILQADITIENVRVPDDNQLEFGQSFKDVNRVLQATRGGASWEALGHAMAAFEHAARYALNREQFGAPLAHFQLVQEKLATMLADVTTMQLLCMRLAELQTRGEDNQAIASMVKMTTSRKALAVCREARDMMGGNGLLLENHVARHLTDMEVISTYEGTDSMQALIVGRAITGTSAFTPKTR; encoded by the coding sequence TTGCTAGCAACGAATGAACTCATCGACCACCCTGACTTCTTGCTGCTCGACTGCGAGTTGAATGAGCAAGAAATCGCCCTGCGAGACAAAATCCGTACCTTCGGCATTGAACACGTCCGACCGGTCATTAACGAGCATTGGGAACGTGCAGAGTTCCCCTACGAGGTGCTCCCTGCGGTCAAGGAACTGGGCATCGTTGGGAGCTTTGTCGAAGGCTACGGTGCGCCTGGCTTTTCCCGCCGTGAAGCCGGACTTTTATCTCGTGAGCTCGGCCGAATCGATGGGTCGTTCTGCACCTTCTTGGGAGCACACGCAAACCTGGCGATGGGCTCGATCTACTTACTAGGCAACGAGGAACAACGCCAACGCTGGCTCCCTGACATGGCATCGCTGGACAAACTCGGCGCCTTTGCCCTGACAGAACCCAAGCATGGTTCTGACTCGGTTGCATTGGAAACCTCGGCACGTCGGGACGGAGATTCTTGGATCCTGAACGGGCACAAGCGCTGGATTGGCAACGGTCACGCCGCTGATGTGACCGTGCTCTACGCCCGAGACGAGACCGACGGCGAGGTCAAAGCATTCGTCATTGAGAAAGAAGACGGTGAGTTCCCCACCGGTTACGAGCCGACCGTGATTGAAGGCAAGATCGGCAAGCGCGGTATTTTGCAAGCTGACATCACCATCGAGAACGTTCGTGTACCAGACGACAACCAGTTGGAGTTTGGCCAGTCTTTCAAGGACGTCAACCGGGTCCTGCAAGCCACCCGCGGCGGGGCGTCGTGGGAGGCCCTCGGCCATGCGATGGCAGCCTTTGAACACGCGGCCCGTTATGCATTGAACCGTGAACAGTTTGGCGCTCCGCTCGCACACTTCCAGTTGGTTCAAGAAAAGCTGGCAACAATGCTGGCTGATGTGACGACCATGCAACTGCTGTGCATGCGTCTTGCTGAATTGCAGACCCGGGGCGAAGATAATCAAGCCATTGCTTCGATGGTCAAGATGACAACTTCGCGCAAAGCGCTCGCGGTCTGTCGGGAGGCACGCGACATGATGGGCGGCAACGGGTTGCTCCTAGAGAACCACGTGGCCCGCCATCTGACCGACATGGAAGTCATCTCCACTTATGAGGGCACTGACTCGATGCAGGCGCTGATCGTGGGCCGCGCGATTACCGGTACTTCTGCGTTCACCCCGAAAACCAGGTAG
- a CDS encoding VWA domain-containing protein, with protein MRHGKSARYGRYTGGPDPLAPPIDLSDALEEIADEVMAGYSPEQAIREYLQRGSRDMPGLDELAGRVHQRRRDLLSRHRLDGTLQQVKELLDEAVLEERKQLARDITMDDMDRDFREMQLMNLPESTAAAVTELSDYDWQSTTARQNYEEIKDLLGREMLDQRFAGMKDALENATDADREAIAEMLNDLNELLDKHARGEDTQQDFEDFMAKHGDQFPENPQNIDELIDTLAKRSAAAQRMLASMTPEQREELMQLSAQAFGSPELMDQLSRLDANLQALRPGEDWTGSETFEGEQGLGLGDGTGVLQDLADLDALAEQLSQSYEGSSLSDVDIEKLARQLGDDAAVSARTLAELEKALYDSNLLRRGSTGDLRLSPQAIRRLGKSLLKDAADRLTDRQGQRDTRLAGAAGELTGATRTWQFGDVEPWNVTRTITNAITRTVSEGNDPGERLRLEVEDVEIQETEARTQAAVVLLVDTSFSMAAENRWVPMKRTALALHQLISTRFRGDELQLINFGRYANQVQVEELTAMAPLYEQGTNLHHGLLLATRFFRKHPSMRPVLLIVTDGEPTAHLLPNGQSWFSYPPMPDTLHATVAELDRVSRMNSDITFFRLGNDPGLKRFLEAMAKRVEGKVVAPDVRDLGAAVVNEFLHSRRPNLPFAF; from the coding sequence ATGCGCCACGGCAAGTCTGCACGCTATGGTCGGTATACCGGCGGGCCTGACCCACTGGCACCGCCCATAGATCTCAGCGACGCGCTCGAAGAGATCGCCGACGAAGTCATGGCCGGGTACTCCCCCGAACAGGCGATCCGTGAGTACCTCCAGCGCGGCAGCCGAGATATGCCCGGGCTCGATGAGCTGGCCGGCCGCGTTCATCAGCGTCGTCGCGACCTGTTGAGCCGCCACCGGTTGGATGGCACGCTGCAACAGGTCAAAGAACTCCTCGATGAGGCCGTCTTAGAAGAACGCAAGCAACTGGCCCGCGATATCACCATGGACGACATGGATCGTGACTTCCGGGAAATGCAGCTGATGAATCTGCCCGAGTCCACCGCGGCCGCCGTCACCGAGCTCTCCGATTACGACTGGCAGTCCACCACGGCTCGCCAAAACTACGAAGAGATCAAAGATCTGCTGGGCCGTGAGATGCTCGATCAGCGCTTCGCGGGAATGAAAGACGCGCTAGAAAACGCCACCGATGCGGACCGTGAAGCCATCGCTGAAATGCTCAACGATCTCAACGAACTGCTGGATAAGCATGCTCGGGGGGAAGACACCCAGCAAGATTTCGAAGACTTCATGGCCAAACACGGTGACCAGTTCCCGGAAAATCCGCAGAATATCGACGAACTGATCGATACGCTGGCCAAACGATCGGCCGCGGCGCAGCGCATGCTGGCATCGATGACCCCCGAACAGCGCGAAGAGCTCATGCAGTTATCAGCCCAAGCGTTCGGTTCCCCAGAACTAATGGACCAACTGAGCCGCCTTGACGCGAACTTACAAGCGCTGCGTCCCGGGGAAGACTGGACCGGCTCTGAAACCTTCGAGGGCGAACAAGGCTTAGGGTTGGGCGATGGCACCGGTGTGCTGCAGGATTTGGCCGATCTGGATGCGCTCGCCGAACAACTTTCCCAATCATATGAGGGTTCTAGCCTGTCCGACGTCGACATTGAAAAACTAGCACGCCAGCTCGGAGACGACGCCGCCGTATCGGCCCGGACCCTGGCGGAGTTAGAGAAAGCGCTCTACGATTCGAACCTGTTGCGACGCGGCTCAACCGGTGACCTGCGACTGTCCCCGCAAGCTATTCGACGGTTGGGCAAATCACTGCTGAAGGACGCAGCAGATCGGCTCACCGATAGGCAAGGTCAGCGCGACACCCGCCTTGCCGGTGCTGCCGGTGAGCTCACGGGCGCTACCCGGACCTGGCAATTCGGTGACGTTGAGCCTTGGAACGTGACCCGCACAATCACCAATGCGATCACCCGCACCGTGAGTGAAGGTAACGATCCTGGCGAGAGGCTGCGACTAGAGGTCGAGGACGTCGAGATTCAAGAGACCGAAGCCCGAACCCAAGCGGCAGTCGTCTTATTGGTCGATACCTCGTTTTCGATGGCCGCCGAAAACCGGTGGGTGCCCATGAAACGCACCGCGTTGGCGCTCCATCAGCTCATCTCCACCCGGTTCCGGGGTGATGAACTACAACTGATCAACTTCGGTCGCTACGCCAACCAGGTGCAAGTCGAAGAGCTGACTGCCATGGCACCCCTCTACGAGCAAGGCACCAACCTCCACCACGGGCTACTGCTGGCGACCCGGTTCTTCCGCAAACATCCGTCAATGCGGCCCGTGCTGCTCATCGTCACCGATGGTGAACCGACCGCGCACCTGTTGCCCAACGGACAATCCTGGTTCTCCTACCCGCCCATGCCCGATACCTTGCACGCCACGGTCGCAGAGCTTGACCGAGTCAGCCGAATGAACTCCGACATCACGTTCTTCCGGTTGGGTAATGACCCCGGCCTGAAACGCTTCTTAGAAGCGATGGCAAAGCGCGTCGAAGGCAAAGTCGTAGCCCCCGATGTACGAGACCTTGGTGCCGCGGTGGTCAACGAATTCCTGCACTCGCGGCGGCCGAACCTGCCCTTCGCGTTCTGA
- a CDS encoding ATP-binding protein gives MTTSPEIQTLAELRASGHVQKSVREELRDNLLAALAAGQNPWPGLHGFERTVLPQLERALIAGHDMVLLGERGQGKTRLLRTLASLLDEWTPVIADSELHEHPYEPITPESIRRAEEDGDQLPVAWLHRDERYVEKLSTPDTSVADLIGDVDPMRVAEGRRLGDPETIHYGLVPRAHRGIVALNELPDLAERIQVSLLNVMEERDIQIRGYVLRLPLDILLVASANPEDYTNRGRIITPLKDRFGAEIRTHYPEEIADEIAVIRQEAQLTAEVPDVLLEILARFTRALRRSPAINQASGVSARFAIAGAETIAAAARHRATICSEEAVARLIDIHTAVEVLGGKIEFESGEEGREEAILDHLLLTAIAQTARAHFAGIDFAPLVDTFDGAHTVTTGERVTAAAFLDELPEETESGVYDEIADRLDAGNRPGHRAGAIELALEGLYLAQELSKETVDGQSVYG, from the coding sequence GTGACTACTTCCCCTGAGATTCAGACACTGGCCGAACTTCGGGCTTCCGGGCACGTACAAAAGTCCGTGCGCGAAGAGCTCCGCGACAACCTGTTGGCCGCGCTGGCCGCCGGGCAGAACCCCTGGCCGGGACTCCACGGTTTTGAACGCACTGTCCTCCCCCAACTCGAACGCGCTCTGATCGCCGGGCACGACATGGTGTTATTGGGCGAACGTGGGCAGGGCAAAACGCGTCTGTTGCGCACCCTGGCCAGTCTGCTCGATGAGTGGACACCTGTCATCGCTGACTCGGAGCTGCATGAGCACCCCTATGAACCGATCACCCCGGAATCGATCCGCCGGGCCGAGGAAGACGGCGATCAACTGCCCGTGGCCTGGTTACACCGCGACGAACGCTACGTGGAGAAATTGTCGACACCTGATACCTCGGTGGCCGACCTGATCGGTGACGTGGACCCGATGCGGGTTGCCGAAGGACGTCGCCTGGGTGACCCCGAGACCATCCACTACGGACTGGTTCCGCGAGCCCACCGCGGCATCGTGGCACTCAATGAGCTGCCGGATCTGGCCGAACGTATTCAGGTCTCCCTGCTGAACGTGATGGAAGAACGCGATATTCAGATCCGTGGCTATGTATTGCGGCTACCCTTGGACATCCTGCTGGTGGCCAGCGCCAACCCGGAGGATTACACCAACCGCGGGCGCATCATCACCCCACTCAAGGACCGCTTCGGCGCGGAAATTCGCACCCACTATCCCGAAGAAATCGCCGACGAGATCGCGGTCATCCGGCAGGAAGCCCAGCTCACCGCCGAAGTGCCCGATGTGCTATTAGAAATCCTGGCCCGATTCACTCGAGCGCTGCGTCGCTCCCCCGCGATCAACCAGGCGTCCGGGGTTTCGGCGCGCTTCGCAATTGCTGGGGCAGAAACCATTGCGGCAGCCGCGCGGCATCGTGCCACCATCTGCAGCGAAGAAGCGGTGGCCCGGCTGATCGACATCCACACCGCTGTCGAAGTGCTGGGGGGCAAGATCGAGTTCGAGTCCGGGGAAGAAGGCCGCGAAGAAGCGATCTTGGATCACCTGCTACTGACCGCTATTGCCCAGACCGCTCGGGCACATTTCGCCGGCATCGACTTCGCCCCGCTGGTCGACACCTTCGACGGCGCCCACACCGTCACAACCGGGGAACGCGTCACCGCCGCCGCATTTCTAGATGAGCTACCGGAAGAGACCGAGTCCGGTGTCTACGACGAAATCGCGGACCGGCTCGATGCCGGTAACCGTCCCGGACACCGAGCAGGTGCCATCGAGCTGGCACTCGAAGGGCTTTATCTGGCCCAAGAATTATCGAAAGAAACCGTCGACGGGCAATCCGTTTACGGCTAA
- a CDS encoding histidine phosphatase family protein, which yields MAVNEQPQTTLILLVRHGQTPTTGQVLPGRAPGLQLSEHGRTQAAKVAERLAVLPVTAVYASPMERTVETATPTADHFGLPIVEESGLIEGDFGDWTGAQLADLMKLPAWRKVQRRPDKFRFPHGESFAEIQRRMATTLSRLRNQHPGGTVVCFSHADPIRIAVSDALGAPLRRFQRVSIGPCSVSALAYSVAKPEDDPRVLMVNSTLESLADLRAT from the coding sequence ATGGCAGTCAATGAGCAACCGCAGACCACTCTGATCCTGCTGGTGCGACATGGTCAAACCCCCACCACGGGCCAGGTTTTGCCGGGCCGGGCGCCCGGTCTGCAGCTGAGCGAACACGGCCGGACACAGGCAGCCAAAGTGGCAGAACGTCTGGCGGTTTTACCGGTGACAGCGGTGTACGCTTCCCCGATGGAACGCACAGTTGAAACGGCCACACCGACTGCCGACCACTTCGGCCTACCCATCGTTGAAGAATCCGGGCTCATAGAGGGCGACTTTGGGGACTGGACCGGAGCACAGCTGGCGGACTTAATGAAACTGCCTGCCTGGCGAAAGGTTCAACGCCGCCCAGATAAGTTCCGATTTCCGCACGGGGAAAGTTTCGCTGAGATCCAACGCCGCATGGCGACGACGCTGAGCCGGTTGCGCAACCAGCATCCCGGTGGAACAGTGGTCTGTTTTTCTCATGCGGACCCGATTAGAATTGCCGTCTCAGATGCCCTGGGTGCGCCATTGCGACGGTTCCAACGTGTGAGCATCGGGCCCTGCTCGGTCTCCGCACTGGCTTATTCCGTTGCCAAACCTGAGGACGATCCCCGGGTGCTTATGGTGAACTCCACGCTGGAATCCCTCGCCGACCTGCGAGCGACATAG
- a CDS encoding SCO1664 family protein, translated as MTHQPDVPVPRHDEPCVEEVLRCGQIQVLGRIANSSNATFLVEITHGDVQHMAVYKPEEGERPLWDFDPGLYRREVAAYLVSETLRWHIVPTTIIREDGPLGIGSVQVFIDHDPAEHFFTLFGQRPETHPQLRRLALFDLVVNNADRKSGHVLYDPDQRLWGIDHGLCFAAPLKLRTVIWDFAGETIDDELLEELAPLAEDVPADVAAQLTHQEVTALQDRVAQLLISRRYPDDLTGRRFPWPLV; from the coding sequence ATGACCCATCAGCCGGATGTGCCAGTGCCTCGCCACGACGAGCCGTGTGTTGAGGAAGTGCTCCGCTGCGGTCAGATCCAGGTGCTGGGGCGAATCGCGAACAGTAGTAACGCCACCTTTCTCGTGGAGATCACTCACGGCGACGTCCAACATATGGCGGTGTACAAACCCGAAGAAGGGGAGCGACCGCTATGGGACTTCGACCCAGGGTTATACCGTCGAGAAGTCGCGGCCTATCTGGTCAGTGAAACGTTAAGGTGGCACATTGTCCCGACCACCATCATCCGCGAGGATGGCCCGCTGGGGATCGGGTCAGTCCAGGTGTTTATCGATCATGACCCCGCAGAGCATTTCTTCACGCTCTTTGGCCAACGCCCTGAAACCCATCCGCAATTGCGTCGCCTAGCCTTGTTTGACCTGGTCGTGAACAACGCAGACCGCAAATCCGGGCACGTCCTATACGACCCCGACCAACGCCTGTGGGGCATCGACCACGGCCTGTGCTTTGCTGCCCCGCTGAAACTGCGCACCGTGATCTGGGATTTTGCTGGCGAAACGATCGATGACGAACTGCTAGAGGAACTAGCACCGTTAGCCGAAGACGTGCCCGCCGACGTCGCGGCTCAGCTCACACACCAGGAAGTCACCGCGCTGCAAGACCGGGTGGCCCAGTTGCTCATCTCTCGACGATATCCCGACGATCTCACCGGCAGACGTTTCCCGTGGCCCCTGGTCTAA
- a CDS encoding DNA alkylation repair protein has product MASRTPAEHLTVEDVLAELDALEDPKIREVNQRHGNDIGVNLSKLRAIAKRLKTQHDFAAELWDTGDPQARLVAILISSPKKYTAEQLDVMLRDTRVPKVQDWLINYILKKNPESEDRRILWMNDVDEDVAAAGWALTSHAVAQGVDNLNLKELLEEIEEQLQQAPERLQWAMNECLATIGIHSAKHRKRAIEIGERLGVLKDYPTPPNCTSPYAPAWIEEMVSRQKV; this is encoded by the coding sequence ATGGCAAGCCGTACCCCAGCAGAACACCTGACGGTCGAAGATGTCCTCGCCGAGCTCGATGCCCTCGAAGACCCTAAAATCCGGGAGGTCAACCAGCGTCACGGAAATGATATCGGGGTGAATCTGTCCAAGCTTCGTGCGATCGCCAAGCGACTGAAAACTCAACATGACTTCGCTGCAGAACTCTGGGACACCGGGGATCCTCAGGCAAGACTCGTCGCAATTTTGATCAGCAGCCCTAAGAAGTATACGGCCGAGCAGCTCGATGTCATGTTGCGCGATACCCGCGTACCAAAGGTTCAGGACTGGCTGATCAACTACATTTTGAAAAAGAACCCCGAGTCCGAAGACCGGCGCATCTTGTGGATGAACGATGTTGATGAGGATGTCGCAGCTGCCGGATGGGCGTTGACCAGTCACGCGGTGGCCCAAGGGGTCGACAATCTCAACTTGAAAGAGCTGCTGGAGGAAATTGAGGAGCAGCTGCAGCAGGCACCAGAACGCCTTCAATGGGCCATGAATGAATGCCTGGCCACGATCGGTATCCATTCGGCCAAGCACCGGAAACGGGCCATCGAGATCGGCGAGCGCTTAGGCGTGCTCAAGGATTATCCGACTCCCCCGAACTGCACGTCCCCGTATGCACCGGCGTGGATCGAAGAGATGGTCTCGCGGCAGAAGGTCTAA